A window of Terriglobus sp. RCC_193 contains these coding sequences:
- a CDS encoding VWA domain-containing protein, whose protein sequence is MRLSLAVLFSALIPFAAGAQESPITLRTEVRLTTVDVVVLDKKGVPVSGLTKEDFAVLENKQPQTIRNFEEHVGGPTVYDAPRPGVFTNATAARGGVSNVLLIDWLNTPPADQQFMRDQLVKFVMTQPAGTRTAIFSMGTKVTLLQDFTADPRVLQEALRTLGTKFSPLISKYTSPANQNMVAMETLYESASDPSIQAIIAGLMQVANDRNTRQSSVVTRNNALYTMQCLHDVAQYLTGVNGRKNLLWVSGSFPAFIQRDVQTTGNPFVGNESMDREMRATQNLLASGQIALYPIDPRGVPVPPSQLPDSDDITTSLAAQRRMTGSNSASPKNTDYYQSQFAEHAAMEELADATGGKAFFNTNDIAGAMHQAVDDGSRFYTLSYTPPSGVKPDQFRDIAVTVKGKGLHLAYRRGYYALKSTDGKPVALNTAKTSRAMQPMAPQSSEVLFQLEVSKPAVNVESAKVIGAPVFEALPHGMYQLNALVDFSTLQFSPDTDGKMHGVVDVATVIYDKNGKVLDSRSDRATLALDDARYQAMRKTGMRYHQVIALPDKGDGYVRVAVHDATTDKLGTVQISMANLRESGVKSKP, encoded by the coding sequence TCGAGAACAAGCAGCCGCAGACCATCCGCAACTTTGAAGAGCATGTGGGAGGTCCTACGGTCTACGATGCTCCTCGCCCCGGTGTGTTTACCAACGCGACAGCCGCGCGCGGAGGAGTCAGCAATGTGCTGCTGATCGACTGGCTGAATACGCCGCCTGCAGATCAGCAGTTCATGCGCGACCAGCTTGTGAAGTTTGTAATGACACAGCCAGCCGGAACGCGCACCGCAATTTTTTCCATGGGCACGAAGGTAACGCTGCTGCAGGATTTCACCGCCGACCCGCGTGTGCTGCAGGAAGCGCTCAGAACGTTGGGGACGAAGTTTTCGCCCCTGATATCGAAGTACACCAGCCCGGCCAACCAGAATATGGTTGCGATGGAAACCCTGTATGAGTCGGCCAGCGATCCCTCCATACAGGCCATCATTGCGGGTCTGATGCAGGTGGCCAACGATAGAAACACACGCCAGTCCTCCGTCGTCACGCGCAATAACGCGCTCTACACCATGCAGTGCCTGCACGACGTGGCGCAGTATCTTACCGGCGTAAATGGACGCAAGAACCTTCTCTGGGTTTCCGGTTCGTTCCCCGCATTCATCCAGCGCGACGTGCAGACAACCGGCAATCCCTTCGTTGGAAATGAATCGATGGACCGCGAGATGCGAGCCACACAAAACCTGTTGGCAAGCGGCCAGATTGCCCTGTATCCCATAGATCCCAGGGGCGTTCCGGTACCCCCGTCGCAACTGCCTGACTCTGACGACATCACCACCAGTCTGGCCGCACAACGGCGTATGACGGGCAGCAATAGCGCCTCGCCCAAAAACACGGACTATTACCAAAGCCAGTTTGCGGAACACGCCGCCATGGAAGAGTTGGCAGATGCCACCGGAGGCAAAGCCTTCTTCAACACAAACGATATCGCTGGCGCCATGCACCAGGCAGTGGATGACGGTTCACGCTTCTACACCTTGAGCTATACGCCGCCGTCCGGCGTAAAGCCGGACCAGTTCCGCGATATTGCCGTCACTGTCAAAGGCAAAGGTCTTCATCTGGCTTATCGCCGTGGTTACTATGCTCTAAAGTCCACCGACGGTAAACCAGTTGCTCTCAATACCGCAAAGACCTCACGCGCCATGCAGCCCATGGCGCCGCAAAGCAGCGAAGTGCTCTTTCAGCTTGAAGTATCAAAACCTGCGGTGAATGTTGAAAGCGCAAAGGTGATTGGTGCGCCGGTCTTTGAAGCGCTGCCGCATGGCATGTATCAGTTGAATGCGCTGGTGGACTTTTCGACCTTGCAGTTCTCACCCGATACCGATGGAAAAATGCACGGCGTGGTGGATGTTGCCACTGTGATCTATGACAAGAACGGTAAGGTGCTGGACTCTCGCAGCGACCGTGCCACGCTTGCACTGGACGACGCGCGTTATCAGGCCATGCGGAAGACCGGCATGCGTTATCACCAGGTGATTGCGCTGCCGGACAAGGGTGATGGCTATGTGCGCGTTGCCGTGCATGATGCCACGACAGACAAGCTGGGCACGGTACAGATCAGTATGGCCAACCTGCGCGAATCCGGCGTGAAATCCAAACCGTAG
- a CDS encoding Nif3-like dinuclear metal center hexameric protein, whose protein sequence is MHSLRKQSWLVALLLASTGMYAQQSLTAEQFIAKMREAAGIVPGPNTVDTIKAGDPQTIVTGVATTITPTMDVLRKAVAAHDNLVITHEPTFYNHLDQDTLVKNDPVYQEKLKYIQDHKLVVFRWHDGAHMHQPDFIMEGWKQKAGWTSAQRNPREPMLYTTTPTTVRALADALRAKTGAKVVRVIGDPNLKVTKIAYAPGAPGPAPQIAALERDDVEVLIGGEIPEWETIAYAWDAQQQGRHKALILMGHYTSEEPGMDNFANWLRKTMPGMRVDFIPAGEPYWLAR, encoded by the coding sequence ATGCATTCACTGAGAAAACAATCGTGGTTAGTGGCGCTGTTATTGGCTTCCACGGGCATGTATGCGCAGCAGTCGCTCACCGCGGAACAGTTCATCGCAAAGATGCGCGAAGCCGCGGGGATTGTGCCGGGACCCAATACTGTGGACACCATCAAGGCGGGTGATCCGCAGACGATAGTCACCGGTGTTGCGACGACCATCACGCCCACGATGGATGTGTTGCGCAAGGCAGTTGCCGCGCACGACAACCTTGTCATCACGCATGAACCCACGTTTTACAACCACCTGGATCAGGACACGCTGGTCAAGAACGACCCCGTGTACCAGGAGAAGCTGAAGTACATCCAGGATCATAAGCTGGTGGTCTTCCGCTGGCATGATGGCGCGCATATGCATCAGCCCGACTTCATCATGGAAGGCTGGAAGCAGAAGGCGGGATGGACATCTGCGCAGCGCAATCCGCGTGAGCCAATGCTGTACACGACAACACCCACAACGGTGCGTGCGCTCGCCGATGCGTTGCGTGCGAAGACGGGCGCAAAGGTGGTGCGTGTGATTGGTGATCCGAATCTGAAGGTGACGAAGATTGCCTATGCACCGGGAGCTCCCGGCCCCGCACCGCAGATTGCGGCCCTGGAACGCGATGATGTGGAGGTGCTCATTGGCGGCGAGATTCCCGAGTGGGAGACAATCGCATACGCGTGGGATGCACAGCAGCAGGGACGACACAAGGCGTTGATCCTGATGGGGCATTACACCAGCGAAGAACCTGGCATGGATAACTTTGCGAACTGGTTGCGCAAGACCATGCCCGGCATGCGCGTGGATTTCATCCCGGCAGGCGAACCTTACTGGCTGGCTCGGTAG
- a CDS encoding aconitate hydratase — MSTSLNTFASRATLTSGGKSYTYYRLDSLAEKGVELARLPFSLRVLLENLLRREDGVTVTADDIEFLAKWQPNAEPSREIAYMPARVLMQDFTGVPAIVDLGAMRDAMKALGGDAEKINPLIPAELVIDHSVQVDEYGLKNAYDINSLLEFQRNRERYAFLKWGQSAFNNFSAVPPGMGICHQVNLEYLARVVFTTPGDEAYPDTCVGTDSHTTMVNGLGVLGWGVGGIEAEAAMLGQPVSMLVPQVVGFRLTGKLKQGTTATDLVLTVTEMLRKHGVVGKFVEFFGSGISELPLADRATIANMAPEYGATCGIFPVDAETLAYLRLTGRTDEQVKLVEDYYRAQGMFHTADAPEAQYSSTLELDLATVEPSVAGPKRPQDRVALSQTAASFTKQLPSLYGPNANTKGDRQIVRWQGEGGHVSADGSLESTVGAAEPGKEGSEPIPSIKDRFGIDVDPYLHHGSIVIAAITSCTNTSNPYVMLAAGLLAKKAVEKGLKTPPWVKTSLAPGSRVVTDYYNKADLQKYLDALRFNTVGYGCTTCIGNSGPLPADVSKSIEEHGLVAVSVLSGNRNFEGRINSDVRANYLMSPPLVVAYALAGRIDFDFDNEPIGKGKDGSDVFLKDIWPTQEEVNKTVNDSIDAEMFRKQYATVSDGDHNWQALKFPLGDVYGWEADSTYIRKAPYFDGMPATPAPVTDIHDARVLAVLGDSVTTDHISPAGSIKLNGPAGKYLTENGVKPADFNSYGSRRGNHEVMVRGTFANVRLRNKLAPGTEGGVTRLLPEGTGMSIYDASVEYAKRNTPLAILAGKEYGSGSSRDWAAKGPRLLGIRFVLAESYERIHRSNLVGMGILPLQFQDGDNVESLGLTGEEVYSVPGLKNMLDAKFANGKQITVEAKTADGTVLHIPATVRIDTPQEILYYQHGGILQYVLRQLAGKA; from the coding sequence ATGAGCACTTCGCTGAATACCTTCGCAAGCCGCGCCACCCTTACCTCCGGCGGCAAAAGCTACACCTACTACCGTCTGGATTCGCTCGCAGAAAAGGGCGTTGAACTGGCGCGCCTGCCCTTCTCGCTGCGTGTTCTGCTGGAAAATCTGCTGCGCCGCGAAGACGGCGTGACTGTGACCGCCGACGATATCGAGTTTCTGGCCAAGTGGCAGCCCAACGCAGAGCCTTCGCGCGAAATTGCATACATGCCTGCGCGCGTGCTGATGCAGGACTTCACCGGCGTTCCGGCAATTGTCGACCTCGGCGCCATGCGCGACGCCATGAAGGCGCTGGGCGGCGATGCGGAAAAGATCAATCCGCTGATCCCGGCGGAGCTGGTCATCGACCATTCGGTGCAGGTGGATGAGTACGGCTTGAAGAACGCGTATGACATCAACTCGCTATTGGAGTTTCAGCGCAACCGCGAGCGATACGCCTTTCTGAAGTGGGGACAGAGCGCATTCAACAATTTCAGCGCGGTGCCGCCGGGCATGGGTATCTGCCATCAGGTCAATCTCGAATATCTCGCTCGTGTGGTGTTCACCACGCCGGGCGATGAAGCGTATCCCGACACCTGCGTCGGCACCGATTCGCACACGACAATGGTCAACGGCCTGGGCGTTCTGGGTTGGGGTGTTGGCGGCATTGAAGCCGAGGCCGCGATGCTGGGCCAGCCTGTGTCCATGCTGGTGCCGCAGGTGGTTGGCTTCCGCCTGACGGGCAAGCTGAAGCAGGGCACCACGGCCACCGACCTTGTTCTGACTGTGACCGAAATGCTGCGCAAGCATGGTGTCGTCGGCAAGTTTGTGGAGTTCTTCGGCAGCGGCATCAGCGAGCTGCCACTGGCGGATCGCGCAACGATTGCGAACATGGCTCCGGAGTATGGCGCAACGTGCGGCATCTTCCCCGTCGATGCGGAAACGCTGGCGTATCTGCGCCTGACCGGCCGCACGGATGAGCAGGTGAAGCTGGTTGAGGACTACTACCGCGCACAGGGCATGTTCCACACTGCGGACGCGCCGGAAGCGCAGTACAGCAGCACGCTTGAGTTGGACCTGGCAACCGTGGAACCGAGCGTTGCCGGACCGAAGCGTCCGCAGGATCGCGTGGCTCTGTCGCAGACTGCGGCATCGTTCACGAAGCAACTGCCGTCGCTCTATGGCCCCAATGCGAACACGAAGGGCGATCGCCAGATTGTGCGTTGGCAGGGTGAGGGCGGCCACGTTTCCGCGGACGGTTCCCTTGAATCCACAGTCGGTGCAGCAGAGCCGGGCAAGGAGGGCAGCGAGCCGATTCCGTCGATCAAGGATCGCTTTGGTATCGACGTCGATCCGTATCTGCACCACGGCAGCATCGTGATTGCTGCGATCACGTCCTGCACCAACACATCGAATCCGTACGTGATGCTGGCCGCTGGTTTGCTGGCAAAGAAGGCTGTCGAAAAGGGCCTGAAGACGCCGCCCTGGGTGAAGACATCGCTCGCGCCAGGCTCACGTGTTGTCACGGATTACTACAACAAGGCCGATCTGCAGAAGTACCTGGACGCGTTACGCTTCAACACCGTGGGCTATGGCTGCACCACCTGCATCGGCAACTCCGGCCCGCTGCCTGCCGATGTTTCGAAGTCCATTGAAGAACATGGGCTGGTTGCGGTCAGCGTACTCTCCGGCAATCGTAACTTTGAAGGCCGCATCAACTCGGATGTGCGTGCGAATTACCTCATGTCGCCACCGCTGGTGGTTGCGTATGCGCTGGCTGGCCGCATTGATTTCGATTTCGATAACGAACCCATCGGCAAGGGCAAGGATGGCAGCGATGTCTTCCTCAAGGACATCTGGCCAACGCAGGAAGAAGTCAACAAAACCGTGAACGACAGCATCGATGCGGAGATGTTCCGCAAGCAGTACGCGACTGTCAGTGACGGCGATCATAATTGGCAGGCGCTGAAGTTCCCGCTGGGCGATGTGTATGGATGGGAGGCGGACTCCACCTACATTCGCAAGGCGCCGTACTTTGACGGTATGCCTGCCACGCCCGCGCCGGTAACGGATATTCACGATGCGCGCGTGCTTGCGGTGCTGGGTGATTCGGTCACCACAGACCACATCTCACCCGCTGGCTCCATCAAGCTGAACGGCCCCGCAGGCAAGTATCTGACGGAGAACGGTGTGAAGCCTGCGGACTTCAACAGCTACGGTTCGCGTCGCGGCAATCATGAGGTGATGGTGCGTGGCACCTTTGCCAACGTTCGTCTGCGCAACAAGCTGGCGCCGGGAACAGAAGGCGGCGTAACGCGTCTGCTGCCGGAAGGCACCGGCATGAGCATCTATGATGCGTCGGTCGAATACGCAAAGCGCAACACGCCGCTGGCCATCCTTGCTGGCAAGGAATACGGCTCTGGCTCCAGCCGCGATTGGGCTGCGAAGGGACCGCGTCTGCTGGGCATTCGCTTTGTCCTTGCGGAAAGCTACGAGCGCATCCACCGCTCCAACCTGGTAGGCATGGGCATCCTGCCGCTGCAGTTCCAGGACGGTGACAACGTGGAATCGCTGGGCCTGACCGGCGAAGAAGTCTACAGCGTACCCGGATTGAAGAACATGCTGGACGCAAAGTTTGCCAACGGCAAACAGATCACCGTGGAAGCGAAGACGGCTGACGGCACTGTGCTGCACATTCCGGCAACCGTCCGCATCGACACGCCGCAGGAAATCCTTTACTACCAGCACGGCGGCATCCTGCAGTATGTGCTGCGTCAGTTGGCAGGCAAGGCATAA
- a CDS encoding YXWGXW repeat-containing protein has translation MKNVSLYRSAVLISSLGLVLTGCRSNAANSPAPIVDGNAAATDPANANMLPTQVAGVSYAATPQSNGTSYAPQAAPQTAPQTGRNTQNEALQYNTTPPAYQGEEQQPQQQQPVYDNSQQQQQPYTDQQAANAAEYDEYNALLDPDVPPAPEPPPPLPQDYEQPMAPGPDYMWTPGYWNYAPVGYYYVPGAWVAPPFIGGLWTPGWWGWYGGHYRWHHGYWGRHIGFYGGINYGFGYIGYGYQGGYWNNNHFWYNTAVNRVQPGRVNNYVYNRRVEVINNTYINNSRVSYFGGNGGLRRGPAPQEFAAVREQRVPPMQSQIQNRQAAMQNRGQFFQQNRGRPNMVTTAQPLPAQRGIVAPPRTMSPMPGNNLHPGQNGFNGTLPANATPQQRQQFEQQRQQFNTQQRIQQNMQNANPQQRQQLEQQQRVQQQNQQNQQRIQQNMNPQQRQQFEQQQRGQQQNQQQEQQRQQQLNLQNQQRQQVEQQRQQQANQQNPQRQQEQQRQQEQQRQLQLNQQNQQHQQEQQRQQDQQRQQQVQQQQRDQQQQQQRVQEQQRQQVQQQQQQRQAQEQQQRVQQQEQQRQQQQRQVQDQQRQQMQQRVQQQQRQAPPQQQRPAPPQMQRPQPQQMHAAPPQAPHEQRH, from the coding sequence ATGAAGAACGTATCGCTCTACCGGTCTGCAGTACTTATTTCGTCGCTCGGGCTCGTCCTGACGGGATGCAGGAGCAACGCGGCGAACTCTCCCGCGCCTATTGTGGACGGCAACGCCGCCGCCACCGATCCTGCCAATGCGAATATGCTGCCGACCCAGGTGGCCGGTGTAAGTTACGCCGCTACGCCGCAGAGCAACGGCACCAGCTACGCACCCCAGGCAGCTCCCCAAACGGCTCCCCAAACAGGTCGGAACACGCAGAATGAAGCTTTGCAATACAACACCACGCCGCCTGCCTATCAGGGTGAAGAGCAGCAGCCACAGCAGCAGCAGCCGGTCTACGACAACTCGCAGCAACAGCAGCAGCCCTACACCGATCAGCAGGCCGCCAACGCCGCGGAATACGACGAATACAACGCTCTGCTGGACCCCGACGTGCCACCCGCGCCTGAACCTCCCCCACCGTTGCCGCAGGATTATGAGCAGCCCATGGCTCCCGGCCCGGACTACATGTGGACACCGGGCTACTGGAATTACGCGCCAGTCGGCTATTACTACGTTCCCGGAGCATGGGTTGCGCCGCCATTCATCGGAGGTCTGTGGACACCCGGGTGGTGGGGCTGGTACGGCGGACACTATCGCTGGCACCACGGCTATTGGGGTCGCCACATCGGCTTCTACGGCGGTATCAACTATGGCTTTGGCTACATCGGCTATGGCTACCAGGGTGGCTACTGGAATAACAACCACTTCTGGTACAACACCGCTGTCAATCGCGTGCAGCCCGGCAGGGTAAACAACTACGTCTACAACCGCCGCGTGGAGGTCATCAACAACACGTACATCAACAACTCGCGTGTCTCCTACTTCGGCGGCAACGGCGGTCTGCGCCGCGGCCCGGCACCGCAGGAGTTTGCCGCGGTGCGTGAACAGCGCGTGCCTCCCATGCAGTCACAAATTCAGAATCGCCAGGCGGCCATGCAGAACCGTGGCCAGTTCTTCCAGCAGAACCGCGGTCGGCCCAACATGGTGACGACAGCACAGCCTCTGCCGGCACAACGCGGCATCGTCGCACCTCCCCGTACGATGTCCCCGATGCCGGGCAACAATCTGCATCCCGGACAGAACGGCTTCAACGGCACACTGCCTGCTAACGCCACGCCGCAGCAGCGTCAGCAGTTTGAGCAGCAACGCCAGCAGTTCAATACCCAGCAACGCATACAGCAGAATATGCAGAATGCGAACCCACAACAGCGCCAGCAGCTTGAACAGCAGCAGCGGGTGCAACAGCAGAATCAGCAGAACCAGCAACGCATACAGCAGAACATGAACCCGCAGCAGCGTCAGCAGTTTGAACAGCAACAGCGCGGGCAACAGCAGAATCAGCAGCAGGAACAACAGCGGCAGCAGCAACTGAACCTGCAGAATCAACAGCGCCAGCAGGTGGAGCAACAGCGCCAACAACAGGCAAATCAGCAGAACCCGCAGCGCCAGCAGGAGCAGCAGCGCCAGCAGGAGCAGCAGCGTCAGTTGCAGTTGAATCAACAAAACCAGCAGCATCAGCAGGAACAGCAACGGCAGCAGGACCAACAGCGTCAGCAGCAGGTGCAGCAACAGCAGCGCGATCAACAACAGCAACAACAGCGTGTGCAGGAGCAGCAACGACAGCAGGTGCAGCAACAACAGCAGCAGCGTCAGGCGCAGGAGCAGCAACAGCGCGTGCAGCAGCAGGAACAACAGCGTCAACAACAGCAGCGCCAGGTGCAGGACCAGCAGCGTCAGCAGATGCAGCAGCGTGTGCAGCAACAACAGCGCCAGGCACCTCCGCAACAACAACGGCCGGCACCCCCGCAAATGCAGCGGCCGCAACCGCAGCAAATGCACGCGGCGCCACCACAGGCACCGCATGAGCAGCGTCACTAA
- a CDS encoding Nramp family divalent metal transporter — MSLNTAISPEKAEPRITLRELWTFFGPAFVASVAYIDPGNFASNIVGGAKYGYTLLWVLLWSNAMAMLVQYLSAKLGIATGSTLPECCREHFSRPVVWLLWVGAEISAIATDLAEFLGAALGFYLLVGPYFLAHGMSRTTVMFLAALATTVFVFLLLALNQRGFRHFEGIIIALVSAIGFCYAIEIFLVHPDWSQAVRGTLVPHLNHETLYIAVAMLGATVMPHVIYLHSSLMQPRLSTFVERGISGGASRAQEASRLRNFRRRYLRFERIDILFAMNGAWLINSAMLVMAAAALGGVGEGAISKLEGAHQTLGPLLGPMAQVAFAVALLCSGLSSSTIGVLAGQVVIEGFLHVKFPIYLRRLITIIPALVVIALGLDELKVLLLSQAVLSFGIPFALVPLLLLTGKKNVMGEFCNNRATAIAGWIVAILIIGLNCVLLWQMFTA; from the coding sequence GTGAGCCTAAATACCGCCATTTCGCCAGAGAAGGCTGAGCCGCGTATCACGCTGCGCGAGCTGTGGACGTTCTTTGGTCCGGCGTTTGTCGCGTCCGTCGCTTATATCGATCCCGGCAATTTTGCTTCGAACATCGTAGGCGGGGCCAAGTATGGCTACACGTTGCTGTGGGTGCTGCTGTGGTCCAATGCGATGGCCATGCTGGTGCAATACCTGTCGGCGAAGCTGGGCATTGCCACGGGGAGTACGTTACCGGAGTGTTGCCGCGAACATTTCTCACGGCCTGTGGTTTGGCTGTTGTGGGTTGGGGCGGAGATCAGCGCGATTGCTACAGACCTGGCGGAGTTCCTGGGCGCGGCGCTTGGCTTTTACCTGCTGGTGGGGCCGTATTTCCTGGCACATGGCATGAGCCGCACCACCGTCATGTTTCTGGCTGCGCTTGCGACCACGGTGTTTGTATTTCTACTGCTGGCGCTGAATCAGCGCGGCTTTCGTCACTTTGAAGGCATCATCATTGCGTTGGTCAGTGCCATCGGTTTCTGCTACGCGATTGAGATATTCCTGGTGCATCCGGACTGGTCGCAGGCGGTGCGTGGAACGCTGGTGCCACACCTGAATCACGAAACGCTGTACATTGCCGTGGCCATGCTGGGCGCAACGGTGATGCCGCATGTGATCTATCTGCACTCGTCGCTGATGCAGCCGCGCCTGTCGACGTTCGTGGAACGCGGCATTAGCGGTGGCGCCAGTCGTGCGCAGGAAGCCAGCCGTTTGCGTAACTTCCGTCGCCGTTATCTTCGCTTTGAGCGCATCGACATCCTCTTTGCCATGAATGGTGCGTGGCTCATCAATTCCGCCATGTTGGTTATGGCTGCGGCAGCGCTGGGTGGCGTGGGAGAAGGCGCCATCAGCAAGCTGGAAGGCGCGCACCAGACGCTGGGACCATTGCTGGGACCAATGGCGCAGGTCGCATTTGCCGTGGCATTGCTATGCAGCGGTCTGTCCTCGTCCACCATTGGCGTGCTGGCCGGGCAGGTGGTGATTGAGGGCTTTCTGCATGTTAAGTTTCCTATCTATCTGCGCCGCCTGATCACGATCATTCCCGCGCTGGTGGTAATTGCCCTGGGGCTGGATGAATTGAAAGTGCTGCTGCTGTCGCAGGCCGTGCTGTCCTTCGGGATTCCATTTGCACTGGTGCCCCTGTTGTTGCTGACAGGAAAGAAGAACGTGATGGGCGAATTCTGTAATAACCGCGCAACAGCAATTGCAGGATGGATCGTGGCAATCCTCATCATCGGATTAAACTGCGTGCTGCTCTGGCAGATGTTCACGGCATAG
- the purD gene encoding phosphoribosylamine--glycine ligase, whose amino-acid sequence MKVLVIGAGGREHAICWALRKSARVKELVCAPGNAGIESIAKCLPVQQDNVADMLHVTDAVQPDLVIIGPEVPLAVGIVDALQERGIRVFGPTQAAAQLESSKAFTKDFLQRHNIPTARYVTVHTLDEARTALPEFSLPVVLKADGLAAGKGVIIATTNAEADAAVQELLPMNGSLVIEEFLTGDELSVFALCDGEQAAIIAAAQDHKRIGEGDTGPNTGGMGAYSTDLLLPDDLKTWVLEHVAQPTVDGMKAEGYPFRGILFIGLMMTPNGPKVLEFNTRWGDPETEAILLRLETDFLDLVDASIDGTADKLDIRLKPGAAISVILASAGYPASAEKGVVIHGLDVALPASVEVFHAGTAHNEAGEVVTAGGRVLAIAAEAENLRRAAGKAYDAVSAISFKGMQMRRDIGWRALQRE is encoded by the coding sequence ATGAAGGTTCTGGTGATTGGCGCAGGTGGCCGTGAACATGCCATCTGCTGGGCGCTACGGAAGTCTGCGCGTGTAAAGGAACTGGTGTGCGCACCGGGCAATGCAGGTATTGAAAGCATTGCAAAATGCCTGCCGGTACAGCAGGACAACGTGGCAGACATGCTGCACGTCACCGACGCTGTGCAGCCAGACCTGGTCATCATTGGACCGGAAGTCCCGCTCGCCGTAGGCATTGTGGATGCACTGCAGGAACGCGGCATCCGCGTCTTTGGCCCCACGCAGGCGGCGGCGCAACTGGAAAGCAGCAAAGCCTTCACCAAGGACTTTCTCCAGCGCCACAACATTCCCACCGCCCGTTACGTCACAGTCCACACGCTGGATGAAGCGCGCACGGCACTGCCGGAATTTTCGCTCCCTGTGGTGCTGAAGGCTGACGGCCTGGCTGCGGGCAAAGGCGTCATCATCGCCACCACCAACGCCGAAGCCGACGCCGCCGTGCAGGAACTGCTGCCCATGAACGGCTCGCTCGTCATCGAGGAGTTCCTCACCGGCGACGAACTCAGCGTCTTCGCCCTCTGCGACGGGGAGCAAGCTGCCATCATTGCCGCCGCGCAGGACCACAAACGCATCGGCGAAGGCGACACCGGCCCCAACACCGGCGGCATGGGCGCTTACTCCACCGACCTGCTGCTGCCCGACGACCTCAAAACATGGGTGCTGGAGCACGTCGCTCAGCCCACTGTGGACGGCATGAAGGCAGAGGGATATCCCTTCCGCGGCATCCTGTTCATTGGCCTGATGATGACGCCCAACGGACCTAAGGTTCTTGAATTCAACACCCGCTGGGGTGATCCAGAGACCGAGGCCATTCTCCTCCGGTTGGAAACAGACTTCCTCGATCTTGTCGATGCCTCGATTGATGGAACGGCTGACAAGCTCGATATCCGCCTGAAACCGGGAGCGGCCATCAGCGTTATTCTCGCCAGCGCGGGTTATCCGGCCAGTGCAGAAAAGGGCGTGGTCATCCACGGCCTGGATGTCGCCCTGCCCGCCAGCGTTGAGGTCTTCCACGCCGGAACCGCACACAACGAAGCAGGAGAAGTCGTGACGGCAGGCGGCCGCGTTCTGGCCATTGCTGCCGAGGCTGAAAACCTGCGCCGTGCCGCCGGAAAAGCCTACGACGCGGTCTCCGCAATCTCTTTCAAGGGCATGCAGATGCGCCGCGACATCGGCTGGCGTGCACTGCAGCGGGAATAG